One genomic region from Sphingobacterium sp. UGAL515B_05 encodes:
- a CDS encoding radical SAM protein, with amino-acid sequence MQRVIAKSILNKTKRRDPWFLDDYTLNPYSGCSFNCLYCYIRGSKYGVNMAEKLSVKQNAIDLLDRALALRARKKQYGIIVLSSATDPYLQFEQTELLTRQLLEIILHYRFPVHIITKSDLVSRDFDLLNQIDAEAILPFDLQGKLTHGAIITFSFSTIDSEIARIFEPGAPSPELRLNTLSQARMMGLCSGVSLMPLLPFISDTGAHLDQMFSTFRSVDANYIFPATLALYGSDPGDNRTLVMRAVEKHYPQLVEKYQQLFGPDGKLPNYYRQAFAEKIKELCVQYGLRDRLF; translated from the coding sequence ATGCAGCGTGTAATTGCTAAATCCATTCTTAACAAAACAAAACGGAGAGATCCTTGGTTTCTTGATGACTATACTTTAAATCCCTATAGTGGATGCTCTTTTAACTGTCTATATTGTTATATCAGGGGCAGCAAATATGGGGTAAATATGGCTGAAAAGCTAAGTGTCAAACAGAACGCGATTGATTTGTTGGATCGTGCTTTAGCGCTCCGTGCCCGTAAAAAACAATATGGAATAATTGTACTGTCGTCTGCAACAGATCCTTATCTGCAATTTGAACAGACGGAGTTACTGACGCGGCAATTGTTGGAAATTATATTACATTATCGTTTTCCGGTACATATTATCACCAAATCGGATCTTGTCAGTAGAGATTTTGATTTATTGAACCAGATCGATGCTGAAGCGATACTCCCATTTGATCTGCAAGGTAAATTAACCCATGGTGCCATTATTACCTTTTCATTTTCGACCATCGATTCAGAAATTGCCAGAATATTTGAACCGGGAGCACCATCGCCCGAGCTTCGTCTGAATACCTTGAGCCAGGCACGGATGATGGGATTGTGTAGTGGCGTAAGTTTAATGCCTTTGTTGCCTTTTATTTCAGATACAGGAGCTCATCTTGATCAGATGTTTTCGACTTTTCGATCCGTTGATGCAAATTATATTTTTCCAGCAACCTTGGCGTTATATGGTTCTGACCCTGGTGATAATCGGACTTTGGTTATGCGTGCGGTTGAAAAACACTATCCACAGCTCGTGGAAAAATACCAACAATTGTTTGGTCCGGACGGTAAGCTTCCCAACTATTATCGACAGGCATTTGCGGAAAAGATAAAGGAATTATGTGTACAATATGGGTTGCGAGACCGGCTGTTTTAG
- a CDS encoding glycine betaine/L-proline ABC transporter ATP-binding protein: protein MDKTSKVKVKVEDLVLVFGKQKKQALKLLNEGFSKKEILAKTDCTIGINKANFEIFEGEFFVIMGLSGSGKSTLLRCLNRLNEPTSGKVFINGEDITGKNNKDLLEVRRTEMSMVFQKFGLLPHHTVLSNAAFGLELRGEEREKRESKAQKALDVVGLSGFEQQLPSQLSGGMQQRVGLARALANDPEVLLMDEAFSALDPLIKTEMQDQLLELQDNLQKTIVFITHDLDEAIKLGDRIAIMKDGVIEQIGTAEDILTNPASDYVKAFVEKVDRKSIISAGSLMFEKPTVVRFKKDGPEGALRKMRSTGIEILPVVDAHETFLGFVHMSEVIQSAKRREPTVESIIHTTVPTVSKEVTVEEMLPLISEIRSPIAVVNEHNRLLGIVTQTSLIIEATKYNEEEIIELKEKANNQ from the coding sequence ATGGATAAAACTAGCAAGGTAAAAGTAAAAGTTGAAGACTTGGTACTTGTTTTCGGAAAACAGAAGAAGCAAGCTTTGAAATTACTAAATGAGGGTTTCTCCAAAAAGGAAATCTTGGCAAAGACAGATTGCACGATCGGAATCAACAAAGCTAATTTTGAAATCTTCGAGGGTGAATTTTTTGTAATAATGGGACTATCGGGCAGTGGTAAATCTACCCTGCTCCGTTGTCTTAATCGATTGAACGAACCTACATCCGGAAAGGTATTTATCAATGGAGAGGATATTACAGGGAAAAATAATAAAGATCTTCTTGAAGTCCGTAGGACAGAAATGAGTATGGTCTTTCAGAAGTTTGGTCTGTTGCCACATCACACCGTATTGAGCAATGCCGCTTTTGGTTTAGAACTAAGAGGAGAAGAACGGGAAAAACGGGAATCCAAGGCTCAGAAAGCACTTGATGTAGTAGGACTGAGTGGATTTGAGCAACAGTTACCGTCTCAGTTATCTGGTGGTATGCAACAGCGGGTTGGACTGGCTCGGGCGCTTGCCAATGATCCCGAAGTATTACTGATGGATGAGGCATTTTCTGCACTAGATCCGCTGATTAAAACAGAAATGCAAGATCAGTTATTGGAGCTGCAGGATAATTTACAGAAAACGATCGTTTTTATTACCCATGATCTTGATGAAGCAATCAAATTGGGCGATCGTATTGCTATTATGAAAGATGGTGTCATCGAACAGATCGGTACCGCGGAAGATATCTTGACAAATCCAGCAAGTGACTATGTTAAAGCCTTCGTCGAAAAAGTGGATCGTAAGTCTATCATTTCGGCAGGTTCACTGATGTTTGAGAAACCTACTGTTGTACGTTTCAAAAAAGATGGCCCTGAGGGGGCTCTACGGAAAATGCGGTCGACAGGAATTGAAATTCTCCCTGTAGTTGATGCTCATGAGACTTTTCTTGGTTTTGTTCACATGAGTGAAGTCATTCAATCTGCAAAGCGTAGGGAACCTACCGTAGAATCCATTATACATACTACCGTTCCAACCGTATCAAAAGAGGTGACCGTTGAAGAAATGTTGCCCCTGATATCGGAGATCCGGTCGCCAATCGCTGTGGTGAATGAACATAATCGTTTGTTGGGGATCGTAACACAGACATCGTTGATTATCGAAGCGACAAAGTATAATGAAGAAGAAATTATTGAATTAAAAGAGAAAGCAAATAATCAGTAG
- a CDS encoding ABC transporter permease: MGFWIATMETLALVLVATLTALVISVPLGVWAAKNKLAAKIIRPLLDLMQTMPAFVYLIPAVLFFSIGKVPGAFATIIFAMPPAVRLTTLGIDAVPKDIVEAARSFGATNSQILFKVELPLATKTILAGINQTILLSLSMVVIAGMIAAGGLGEKVLEGINNLDIGLGFESGLSVVILAIILDRITQGFVKKKA, from the coding sequence ATGGGATTTTGGATTGCAACGATGGAGACTTTGGCCCTGGTTTTGGTCGCTACACTGACAGCATTGGTTATATCAGTTCCTTTGGGCGTGTGGGCCGCGAAGAATAAACTAGCAGCGAAAATCATTCGGCCCTTACTTGACTTGATGCAGACGATGCCTGCCTTTGTTTACTTGATTCCAGCGGTGTTATTTTTTAGTATCGGTAAAGTCCCGGGAGCTTTTGCTACCATTATTTTCGCCATGCCACCTGCCGTCCGTTTGACGACTTTAGGGATTGATGCGGTTCCAAAAGATATCGTGGAAGCTGCACGTTCATTTGGAGCAACCAATAGTCAGATCTTATTTAAAGTAGAGCTGCCCTTGGCTACAAAAACAATCTTAGCAGGGATCAATCAGACCATATTACTGTCTTTATCGATGGTTGTTATTGCTGGAATGATTGCTGCTGGTGGCTTGGGAGAAAAAGTGCTTGAAGGTATTAACAACTTGGATATTGGTCTTGGTTTTGAAAGTGGTTTGTCCGTTGTGATTCTCGCTATTATTTTGGATCGAATCACGCAGGGCTTTGTAAAAAAGAAAGCATAA
- a CDS encoding glycine betaine ABC transporter substrate-binding protein: protein MRKIKSMVLCLMVLLLASCSTGRNKNIIHIGMVDGWAEGVAMTEVAKVIMEEKGYHVVIQRATPDMILASMNNGDTDLYMDVWLPLTHGSKVAKFPNIEELGTSYNHARNGLVVPDYVTIDGIEGLKKHEKEFDKRIIGIEKGAGITRAVDQVIKDYSLDYKHVNSSTVAMITELQNAIKAKRWIVVAGWQPHWMFAKMKLKFLDDPKKTLGDAEQIKIFARGDFNIEQPELARFFSKVYFDESTMADLLSQMQGSQDKAFTAKEWVKKHNDLVKGWLL from the coding sequence ATGAGGAAAATAAAAAGTATGGTGTTGTGTCTGATGGTGTTGTTGCTTGCTTCATGCAGCACAGGCCGGAATAAAAATATTATTCATATCGGTATGGTCGATGGCTGGGCCGAAGGAGTCGCAATGACCGAGGTCGCAAAAGTTATTATGGAAGAAAAGGGGTATCATGTCGTTATCCAACGCGCTACACCAGATATGATCTTAGCCTCGATGAACAATGGTGATACAGATCTATATATGGATGTCTGGCTGCCATTGACCCATGGAAGTAAAGTGGCTAAATTCCCCAATATTGAAGAGCTTGGAACGAGTTATAACCATGCGCGAAATGGACTTGTTGTACCGGATTACGTAACAATTGATGGAATTGAAGGGTTGAAAAAACATGAAAAAGAGTTTGATAAACGGATCATTGGAATAGAAAAAGGGGCTGGAATAACACGTGCCGTGGATCAGGTGATCAAAGATTATAGCCTCGATTATAAGCATGTAAATTCATCTACCGTAGCTATGATCACGGAATTGCAAAATGCGATCAAAGCAAAACGTTGGATTGTGGTAGCTGGTTGGCAGCCGCATTGGATGTTTGCTAAAATGAAATTGAAGTTTTTGGATGACCCCAAAAAGACATTGGGTGATGCCGAGCAAATTAAAATTTTTGCACGGGGAGACTTTAACATTGAGCAGCCTGAGCTAGCCCGATTTTTCTCCAAAGTCTATTTTGATGAATCAACAATGGCTGATTTGTTGTCACAAATGCAGGGAAGCCAGGACAAAGCATTTACGGCAAAAGAATGGGTGAAGAAACATAACGATCTCGTGAAGGGCTGGTTATTGTAA
- a CDS encoding AraC family transcriptional regulator, translating into MALRLYDIDSPSLLLERTYPSTCFSVDTGIYESVTHLDTTFGKGFYKEVFFDGIHIGYGHAQLFKRMRFRFESDFETVEMHFALKGNSRASGEMMPLGVNFETYQHNIIYGNSMCGQMEWGNQEFQICEINLSPEFFKRFLPEDAKFFADFRNAIDRGKSGLLTNMHRRITHDMYQIINEIINCQRKGIFKKIFLEAKIMELLLLQLEQFQEEDSVAVSLKKADIDKIYAVREFLLKNMDTNSTLVNLAHLVGTNEFTLKKGFKELFGTTVFGFWHDAKMEHAKKLILDEDRTIGEVSDLVGYKNQRHFSDAFKRKFGIPPSKLKNTL; encoded by the coding sequence ATGGCACTAAGATTATATGATATTGATTCACCCAGTTTATTATTGGAGCGGACTTACCCAAGTACCTGCTTTTCCGTCGACACGGGAATTTATGAATCTGTCACACATTTGGATACTACTTTTGGAAAAGGTTTTTACAAGGAGGTTTTCTTCGACGGTATTCATATTGGTTACGGTCATGCACAGTTATTTAAACGGATGCGGTTTCGTTTTGAAAGTGATTTTGAAACGGTTGAAATGCACTTTGCCTTAAAAGGCAATAGTCGGGCGAGTGGCGAAATGATGCCCTTAGGTGTAAATTTTGAGACCTACCAGCATAATATTATTTACGGAAATTCAATGTGTGGTCAAATGGAGTGGGGGAATCAGGAGTTTCAGATATGTGAAATAAATTTATCGCCCGAATTTTTTAAAAGGTTCCTGCCCGAAGATGCTAAATTCTTTGCAGATTTTCGGAATGCCATTGACCGTGGTAAATCGGGGTTGCTGACCAATATGCATAGACGGATTACCCACGATATGTATCAAATTATCAACGAGATAATTAATTGTCAACGAAAGGGAATTTTTAAGAAAATTTTCCTGGAAGCAAAGATTATGGAGCTCTTGCTTCTTCAATTGGAACAGTTTCAGGAAGAGGATTCTGTAGCAGTTTCGTTAAAAAAAGCCGACATCGATAAGATATATGCCGTTCGTGAGTTTCTTCTAAAAAATATGGACACCAATAGTACCTTGGTCAATCTTGCGCATCTGGTGGGTACCAATGAATTCACATTGAAAAAAGGTTTTAAGGAACTCTTTGGTACGACTGTTTTTGGTTTTTGGCATGACGCAAAAATGGAACATGCCAAGAAACTGATCTTAGATGAAGATCGAACAATCGGTGAAGTTTCTGATTTGGTCGGTTACAAAAATCAACGCCATTTTTCGGACGCCTTTAAACGTAAATTTGGAATCCCACCGAGTAAGCTAAAAAATACCTTGTGA